One genomic segment of Phyllopteryx taeniolatus isolate TA_2022b chromosome 12, UOR_Ptae_1.2, whole genome shotgun sequence includes these proteins:
- the mstnb gene encoding growth/differentiation factor 8 produces MHFCHIGLTLLMLVAPASPGEQQQTLQSSAGPEDPSEPCSTCDVRQQIKSMRLNAIKSQILSKLRMKEAPNISRDVVKQLLPRAPPLQQLLDQYDVLGDDNRDAVAEDDDEHAVTETVMMMATEPEPAVQANGLPKCCLFSLAQKFQASRIFRAQLWVHLRAAEEATTVFLQIARLTPASNGGGRHVRIRSLKLDVNAGTSSWQSIDVKQVLSVWLRQPDTNWGIEINAYDNRGNDLAVTSAEPGEEGLQPFMEVKLNEGPRRARRDSGLDCDENSPESRCCRYPLTVDFEDFGWDWIIAPKRYKANYCSGECEYMHLQKYPHTHLVNKANPRGNAGPCCTPTKMSPINMIYFNRKEEIIYGKIPSMVVDRCGCS; encoded by the exons ATGCATTTCTGTCACATTGGCTTGACTTTGCTGATGCTCGTGGCTCCAGCGTCCCCGGGCGAGCAGCAGCAGACGCTGCAGTCCTCCGCCGGGCCGGAGGACCCCTCGGAGCCGTGCTCCACCTGCGACGTGCGCCAGCAAATCAAAAGCATGCGCCTGAACGCCATCAAGTCGCAAATCCTGAGCAAGCTGCGCATGAAGGAGGCGCCCAACATCAGCCGCGACGTGGTCAAGCAGCTCCTGCCTCGGGCGCCCCCGCTGCAGCAGCTGCTGGACCAGTACGACGTCCTCGGGGACGACAACCGCGACGCGGTCGcggaggacgacgacgagcacGCCGTCACCGAGACCGTCATGATGATGGCCACGGAAC CTGAGCCGGCGGTCCAAGCGAACGGCTTGCCGAAATGCTGCTTGTTCTCCTTGGCCCAAAAGTTCCAAGCGAGCCGCATCTTCCGGGCCCAGCTATGGGTCCACCTACGGGCGGCCGAGGAGGCCACCACCGTTTTCCTGCAGATCGCCCGCCTGACGCCGGCGTCCAACGGCGGCGGCCGGCACGTGCGTATCCGCTCGCTCAAGCTAGACGTGAACGCCGGGACGAGCTCTTGGCAGAGCATCGACGTCAAGCAAGTGCTGAGCGTGTGGCTGCGGCAACCCGACACCAACTGGGGCATCGAGATCAACGCCTACGACAACAGAGGGAACGATTTGGCCGTCACTTCTGCCGAGCCCGGAGAGGAAGGACTG CAACCATTCATGGAGGTGAAACTGAACGAGGGCCCCCGGCGTGCCAGGAGGGACTCGGGCCTGGACTGCGACGAGAACTCCCCGGAATCGCGCTGCTGCCGCTACCCTCTCACCGTGGACTTTGAGGACTTCGGCTGGGACTGGATTATCGCGCCCAAACGCTACAAGGCTAACTACTGCTCAGGCGAGTGCGAATACATGCACCTGCAGAAGTACCCGCACACCCACCTGGTGAACAAGGCCAACCCCCGAGGGAACGCCGGCCCCTGCTGCACCCCCACCAAGATGTCGCCCATCAACATGATCTACTTTAACCGCAAAGAGGAGATCATCTACGGCAAGATCCCGTCCATGGTGGTGGACCGTTGCGGCTGCTCTTGA
- the LOC133486528 gene encoding small membrane A-kinase anchor protein-like, with protein MGCIKSKRSATSADSEAARARSEKTYLVHSEDGSPRADTALLEYAQKLSEEIMARAVQQWAEVDRRYGDIPYIECDVP; from the coding sequence ATGGGTTGCATCAAATCCAAGAGGAGCGCGACCAGCGCCGACAGTGAAGCTGCGAGGGCGCGCAGCGAGAAGACCTACTTGGTCCACTCGGAGGACGGTTCTCCTCGGGCCGACACGGCGCTGTTGGAGTACGCCCAGAAACTCTCCGAGGAGATCATGGCCCGGGCCGTGCAGCAGTGGGCGGAGGTGGACCGGCGCTACGGCGACATCCCGTACATCGAGTGCGACGTGCCGTGA